A genome region from Oryzias latipes chromosome 2, ASM223467v1 includes the following:
- the LOC101174249 gene encoding basic leucine zipper and W2 domain-containing protein 1-A produces MNNQKQQKPTLTGQRFKTRKRDEKERFDPTHFQESIVQGLNQTGTDLEAVAKFLDASGAKLDYRRYAETLFDILVAGGMLAPGGTLSDDMTRTEFCLFRAQEDLETMQAYAQVFNKLIRRYKYLEKGFEEEIKKLLLFLKGFTESERNKLAMLTGILLANGNISASILSSLFNENLVKEGVSAAFAVKLFKSWIAEKDINSVAGSLRKVGMDNRLMELFPANKRSCEHFSKYFTDAGLKELSDFARNQQSIGARKELQKELQEMMGRGDPQKEIIAYTREEMKKANLSEQAMISIIWTSVMSCVEWNKKEELVTEQAIKHLKQYSALLKAFTSQGLSELSLLLKIQEYCYDNIHFMNSFQKIVVLLYKADVVSEEAILKWYTEAHLAKGKSVFLEQMKKFVEWLKNAEEESESDEEEAD; encoded by the exons atgaaTAATCAAAAGCAGCAAAAGCCAACGCTAACCGGCCAGCGTTTCAAAACGAGGAAAAGAG ATGAAAAGGAGAGATTTGACCCTACCCACTTTCAAGAAAGTATCGTACAAGGCTTGAATCAAACTGGCACTGATTTGGAAGCGGTCGCAAAGTTTCTCGATGCCTCTGGTGCCAAGCTCGACTACCGCCGGTATGCAGAGACGCTCTTCGACATCCTGGTGGCCGGCGGGATGCTGG CGCCGGGCGGGACGCTGTCCGACGACATGACCCGAACCGAGTTCTGCCTCTTTAGGGCACAAGAAGACCTGGAGACAATGCAAGCATATGCTCAG GTTTTTAACAAGCTGATCAGGCGTTACAAGTACCTGGAGAAGGGGTTCGAAGAGGAGATAAAGAAG ctgctgctgttcctTAAGGGGTTCACCGAGTCTGAGCGCAACAAGCTGGCCATGCTGACCGGCATCCTGCTGGCCAACGGCAACATCTCGGCCTCCATCCTGAGCAGCCTTTTCAACGAGAACCTCGTCAAAGAGG GAGTCTCCGCAGCCTTCGCTGTCAAACTGTTCAAGTCGTGGATCGCGGAGAAAGACATAAACTCTGTCGCTGGCAGTCTTCGTAAAGTTGGCATGGACAACCGGCTGATG GAACTCTTTCCTGCCAACAAACGGAGCTGCGAGCATTTTTCGAAGTACTTCACTGACGCCGGGCTGAAGGAGCTGTCCGACTTTGCCCGCAACCAGCAATCCATCGGCGCCCGCAAGGAGCTCCAAAAGGAGCTCCAGGAGATGATGGGCCGCGGTGACCCTCAGAAGGAG ATCATCGCCTACACCAGGGAGGAGATGAAGAAAGCCAACCTCTCTGAACAGGCCATGATCAGCATCATCTGGACCAGCGTGATGAGCTGTGTGGAGTGGAACAAGAAGGAGGAGCTGGTGACCGAACAAGCCATCAAACACTTGAAG CAATACAGCGCACTGCTGAAAGCCTTCACCTCCCAGGGTCTGTCGGAGCTCAGCCTGCTGCTGAAGATCCAGGAGTACTGCTACGACAACATCCACTTCATGAACTCCTTCCAGAAGATCGTGGTGCTCCTCTACAAAG CGGACGTCGTGAGCGAAGAGGCCATCCTGAAGTGGTACACGGAGGCCCACCTCGCCAAGGGGAAGAGCGTGTTCCTCGAGCAGATGAAGAAGTTTGTGGAGTGGCTGAAGAACGCAGAGGAAG AGTCTGAATCGGATGAAGAGGAGGCGGACTGA